AGTTCTGCGAGCGCGGTCGCGGAGCGTGGCGCGCGGGGGCGGCGGCCGGCGAACTGCTCGATCATCCGCCGCGTCACGCTCGGTGCGAGGAGGGCGTCTCCGCCGGCGACGACCCGCACGGCGTGGACGAGCTCTTCGGGCAACGCGTCCTTGAGCAGGAATCCGCTCGCCCCGGCCTCGAGCGCGTCGTATACGTAGTCGTCGATGTCGAAGGTGGTGAGCATGAGGATCCGGGGGACATGCGCGGCCGGGTACGACGGGCCGAGGATGCGTCGGGTCGCCTCGATCCCGTCGAGCTCGGGCATGCGCACGTCCATCAGGATCACGTCGGGATCGAGACGTGCTGCGAGGGTGACGGCCTCGTCCCCGGT
Above is a window of Microbacterium aurugineum DNA encoding:
- a CDS encoding response regulator, with product MTISVLIADDQAMVRAGFAALLDAHEGIRVAGQASTGDEAVTLAARLDPDVILMDVRMPELDGIEATRRILGPSYPAAHVPRILMLTTFDIDDYVYDALEAGASGFLLKDALPEELVHAVRVVAGGDALLAPSVTRRMIEQFAGRRPRAPRSATALAELTDREREVLVLIGRGRSNTEIAADLFIAEQTVKTHVGKVLAKLNLRDRVHAVILAYDTGLVEPSS